AACGACCGCGTGCTCTCGGATGTCAAAAGCGCGATCGATGAGTTGCGCACGCTGCCCCAGGACGCGGAGGAGCCGAAGGTCGCGCTCATGACGCGGCGGCGACCGGTTATCGACCTTATCGTCGCGGGCGACATGGAGTTTGGCGCGCTGCACGAAATCGCGGAGAAGGTGCGCGAGGATCTGCTGGCCGATCCCGGCATCACGCAGATCGAGATGTACGGCGTGCCGCCGCTTGAGATCGCGATCGAGATCCCGCGCGCGACGCTGGAGTCGCTCGAGCTGACGCCGGAGCAGGTCGCGGCTCAGGTGCGCGGGGCGTCGGTCGAATTGCCCGGCGGCGACGTCGCGACGCGCGGCGGCGACATCCTCGTGCGCGTTTCGGACCGGCGCCTTTCGGGGGCGGATTTCGCGGACATCGTTTTGAAAGGGACGCCGGCGGGCGGATCGGTGCGTCTGGGGGATGTCGCCCGGATCACGGACGGTTACGCCGACACGGACCAGGCGACCTATTACCACGGCATGCGCGCGGTCGGGTTGATCGTGCAGCGCGTGGGCGAGGAAACGCCGATGGGCGTATCGCGCGCGGTGCGCGACGTGGCAGCCCGTCTTACGGAGGAGCTTCCGGACACGGTGACCATCGCGATCTGGGACGACGATTCGGAGATCCTGCGCGATCGCATCGACCTTTTGCAGCGCAACGCGAAGATCGGCCTGGTTCTCGTTCTGATCGTGCTCGCGCTGTTTCTCGAAGTGCACCTGGCGTTCTGGGTGGCGATGGGCATTCCGGTTTCTTTCATGGGCGCGTTCCTGTTTTTCCCGTGGCTCGGCATTTCCATCAACATGATCTCGCTGTTTGCGCTCATCGTGACGCTCGGCATGGTGGTCGATGACGCGATCGTGGTGGGCGAAAACGTGTTTTCGAAGATCGAACAGGGCGTGCCGCGCACGCGGGCGGCGATCGAGGGCGCGCTCGAAATGACGCTGCCGGTCACGTTCGCGGTGTTCACGACGATCGCCGCGTTTTCGCCGCTTCTGTTCGTGCCGGGCGTGATGGGAAAGATCTTCGGTTCGTTCCCGATCATCATCGGTCTGATTTTCCTGGTGTCGCTCGTGGAGTCGTTTTTCATCCTGCCCGCGCATCTGGCGCACGGCCGCGGGCGCGAGCCCACCGGCCTTCTGGGATGGATCGAGCGCGAAAGGCGCTTTGTCGGCCACGGGCTCGACCGTTTCATCGAAAAGATCTACCGGCCGATCGTCGAATGGGTGCTGCGTTTCCGGTATGTGACGATGGCGATCGCCATCGCGTCGCTCGCCATGGGTTTCGGCCTTGTGGCCTCCGGCATCCTGCCGTTCAACTTCTTTCCGGACATCGAGGGCGATCAGGTCGCGGTCGGCGTGCGGCTCCCGTTCGGCGCGCCGATCGAGGACACGATGCGCGCCCAGCGTGCGCTTGAAAAAGCCGCGAACGAGACGATCGATAAATTCGGCGGTGAACAATACACGCGCGGCCTTTTGACGATGCTCGGCGAAGGGATGCGCGCGGGCGGGTCGAGCGGCGCCAGCCAGGAGATCGGCAGCCACGTGGTGACGATGGAGCTGGCGCTCGTGCCGCAGGACGAGCGCGCGTTCACCTCCGGCGAGTTCGCCGCGGCGTGGCGCGAGGCGACGCCGCCCCTGCCGGGCGTGGAATCCCTGGTGTTTTCCGCGGCGGTGGGACCAAGCGCGGGGCACGCGGTGGATGTGCAGCTTGCACACTCCAACACGGCCGTGCTCGCCGAGGCGGCCCGGCGCGTGGAGGAGATGCTCCGCGGGTATCCGGAGCTGATGAGCATCGAAAACACGTACGCCGCGGGCAAGCCGCAGCTTGACTACCGGCTCAAGCCGTCGGCCCGCAATCTCGGGCTGACCGCGGGCGAGTTGGCGCGGCAGATTCGCGGCAGCTTTTTCGGGGCGGAGGCGTTGCGCGAGCAGCGCGGTCGAAACGAGATGCGCGTCATGGTGCGCCTGCCCGAGAGCGACCGCGGATCGGAGTTCGACATCGAGCAATACCGCGTGCGCACGCCCGACGGCGCCTTTGTGCCGCTCGGGTACGTCGCCGATGTCACGCGGGCGCGCTCGGCCACGTCCATCGTGCGCGAGGACGGCCGGCGCATCGTGAACGTCCGCGCGAAGCTCAAGCCGGGCGTGCCGTCGCCGAGGCCGGTGATCGAATCTTTGCAGGCCAACGACATCCCGAAGCTTACGCGCGATACCCCTGGGCTCGCGGTCGAGTTTGCGGGCCAGCAACGCAGCCAGCAGGAGACGTTTTCGCAACTGGGGCGCAACTTCGTGTTCGCGCAGTTTCTGATCTTCGCGCTTCTGGCCGTGCCGCTTGGCAGCTACGTGCTTCCGCTCATCATCATGTCGGCGATCCCGTTCAGCATCGTCGGCGCGCTGCTTGGCCACCTGGGCATGGGGTACAGCCTGTCGCTCATCAGCATCTTCGGCATCATCGCGCTGACCGGCGTGGTGGTGAACGACTCGCTGGTGCTGGTGACGACGGCGGTGCGGATGCGGGCGGACGGCCTTGACGCGCACGACGCGATCGTCGGCGCGGGGGTGCGGCGTTTTCGCCCGATCCTGCTCACGTCGCTGACGACGTTTTTCGGCCTGGCGCCAATGATCTTCGAGACGAGCGTGCAAGCGCGCTTTCTGATCCCGATGGCGCTTTCGCTGGGCTTCGGCATCGTGCTGTCGACGCCGGTCGCGCTGACGCTCGTACCCGCGAATTACATGATCTGGGAGGACATCAAGCGGTTTGTCGCCCGGCGGCGGGCGCGCGGCGCCGGCAAAACGGCGGACCAGGCGCCGGCGGCGGATGACGGGGCGACGCGGACTTGAGGCGGGCCTCGGCGCGAAAAATTCGCGCGGCGCCATCGTGGGATTCTCCGTTTCGGCGAAATGCGCGAGAATGAACGCGAAGGAGAAAAATATATGCCGCGCCGGAAAAATAATGCCGCCCTCCTCTTCTCGTTTTTTTTCGCGTTCGCGCTTGGGGCGTCGGGCGCGGGTTGCGGGTGCGACGACTCGCTGTTCGGCGATTCCAGCTCGCCCACCGGCTCCAACGTCAATTCCACGCCGCCGAGCCTTGCGCCGGGCGACGACGAGGTTTCCGGGGACCCGATGTGCGTGGAGGATCCCGAGGTGACCGAGTGGCCGGTCAGCGGATACATGGTTCGCTTCAAGGACGAGGACAGCGCCGAATTTCACGCGTGGGTTTCCTCGCCGGGCGGCGCGACGCGCATCGCGACGTGGCTTGACGGCACGCGGTCGCCCGCCACGTTCGGCATTCCGCGCGGCCCGCTCGAAGCCGACGGCACGTGGAACCCGGGCTATTCCTTCCAGTTCGTGCCCGACGAGATCGCCTTTACGACCGAGGCCGAGGACTGGTGCGACGAGACGGCGTGCTTCGTCGAGGACGGCGTCGAGCTTTGGGACGATCCGAGCCCGATCTGGTGCCCGTGGAGCGCGCTGGTGATCGGCATCTGGGATTGCAACGAGGGCGAGGACCCCTGTCCGCAGGTGTATCCGGAACCGGGTTTGTAGGGGCGCGATTATTTCGAGCCCGCATCGCGCGGCGTTCACGATACTCGATGGACAACATGGACAACATCGACGTCATGGACCGCATGGACGGGTGACACCGGTGCGGCGGCGCGGGTCGCGGTGCACGGTTATCGACGGCCGGGAATGCGAAATCCGCGCTCATCGTGACCCTGGCGCGCCGCATTTCAATTCCGGAATTTCTTACTCCCACCCTTACGTTTCGTTGCGTTCGTAGATCGCGCGATGGCGCGCGCGGGCGCCGATTCGTGCCGCGGCCTTTCTTCGGATAACTAAAAAAGCCGCGCCTCCACTGGGGATTTTCGGGCGTTTTTCCGCGCATTCATCGACGGCGCGACGTTGGCACCTTCGTTGCACAACAGGAGCACGGAGGACCAGTCCGTGAACCCGACGCACGCGCAAAAACCGAAACCCGGACGGCGAGACGGCCGCGGGGGTTCGCGCGCGAGCCGGGGGTTCACGGTCAT
The bacterium DNA segment above includes these coding regions:
- a CDS encoding efflux RND transporter permease subunit: MNGANGEGRGPVAWMARNPVTSNLLMFVALVGGLMGLFGTKQEIFPEFDLDFINVQVEYPGATPADVEQGVTLAIEEAVRGLDGVKRVTSVSVEGFGVVTIELLLGVNNDRVLSDVKSAIDELRTLPQDAEEPKVALMTRRRPVIDLIVAGDMEFGALHEIAEKVREDLLADPGITQIEMYGVPPLEIAIEIPRATLESLELTPEQVAAQVRGASVELPGGDVATRGGDILVRVSDRRLSGADFADIVLKGTPAGGSVRLGDVARITDGYADTDQATYYHGMRAVGLIVQRVGEETPMGVSRAVRDVAARLTEELPDTVTIAIWDDDSEILRDRIDLLQRNAKIGLVLVLIVLALFLEVHLAFWVAMGIPVSFMGAFLFFPWLGISINMISLFALIVTLGMVVDDAIVVGENVFSKIEQGVPRTRAAIEGALEMTLPVTFAVFTTIAAFSPLLFVPGVMGKIFGSFPIIIGLIFLVSLVESFFILPAHLAHGRGREPTGLLGWIERERRFVGHGLDRFIEKIYRPIVEWVLRFRYVTMAIAIASLAMGFGLVASGILPFNFFPDIEGDQVAVGVRLPFGAPIEDTMRAQRALEKAANETIDKFGGEQYTRGLLTMLGEGMRAGGSSGASQEIGSHVVTMELALVPQDERAFTSGEFAAAWREATPPLPGVESLVFSAAVGPSAGHAVDVQLAHSNTAVLAEAARRVEEMLRGYPELMSIENTYAAGKPQLDYRLKPSARNLGLTAGELARQIRGSFFGAEALREQRGRNEMRVMVRLPESDRGSEFDIEQYRVRTPDGAFVPLGYVADVTRARSATSIVREDGRRIVNVRAKLKPGVPSPRPVIESLQANDIPKLTRDTPGLAVEFAGQQRSQQETFSQLGRNFVFAQFLIFALLAVPLGSYVLPLIIMSAIPFSIVGALLGHLGMGYSLSLISIFGIIALTGVVVNDSLVLVTTAVRMRADGLDAHDAIVGAGVRRFRPILLTSLTTFFGLAPMIFETSVQARFLIPMALSLGFGIVLSTPVALTLVPANYMIWEDIKRFVARRRARGAGKTADQAPAADDGATRT